In one Platichthys flesus chromosome 3, fPlaFle2.1, whole genome shotgun sequence genomic region, the following are encoded:
- the LOC133950838 gene encoding radial spoke head protein 4 homolog A-like, which yields MERKQNSSHEHMLQEAAMLKTMLLKQSTKSGLNLYDHLTRLLTKVMDEQPQDAVDVIEDISRDLKRSLFEDKQSTLRDLPHTTAAELLAEQHLHLFRQPEDSEQEDELEGYPLPNLNEIGFYLEQAGAGLGREEMQMIFLALKQLVESQELLRCRLWGKILGLESNYIVAETESREGEEEEEQISEEKEREAETQDHDENEMDPLPQSKAKPPRVLPKEPVGTGVNKFVYYVCKDPGLPWVKLPSVSPVQIVVARQIPKFFTGKLDSPINSYPPFPGNEANYLRAQIARISATSQVSPRGFFQTVEEESDEEDEETRDSYEVNPYFKCIPAAKMAQSLSNWVHHIKHILPQGRCTWMNMTVEPEDSIDEGEAEEKEEEADEPEHEDGPPLLTSLSQDEEIFSTPPWSSRLSSTRIPQYAIAVLHSNLWPGAISYSCEKKFDNIYIGWGLKYVGEGYSPSVPPQPQTEYPSGPEITEALDPTPEEELALKETLEEEQAAQEELEDTDGEDEDDD from the exons atggagagaaagcaGAACAGCAGCCATGAGCACATGCTGCAGGAAGCTGCCATGTTAAAGACTATGCTGTTGAAACAGAGCACGAAGAGCGGCCTGAACCT CTATGACCACCTGACCAGGTTACTAACAAAGGTGATGGATGAGCAGCCACAGGATGCGGTGGACGTGATCGAGGATATTAGTCGTGACTTGAAGCGGTCTTTGTTTGAAGACAAGCAAAGCACCCTGCGAGACCTGCCACACACTacagctgctgagctgctggcTGAACAGCATCTTCATCTTTTTCGTCAGCCAGAGGACAGTGAGCAGGAGGATGAGCTG GAGGGTTACCCTCTTCCTAATTTGAATGAGATTGGCTTCTACCTGGAGCAGGCTGGAGCTGGTCTGGGCAGAGAGGAGATGCAGATGATTTTTCTCGCGCTCAAGCAGCTTGTTGAGTCGCAGGAGCTCCTGCGCTGCAGACTGTGGGGGAAGATTCTGGGGTTAGAGAGCAACTATATAGTTGCTGAaactgagagcagagagggggaggaggaggaagagcagatctctgaggaaaaggagagagaggcagagactcAGGATCATGACGAGAATGAG ATGGATCCTCTTCCTCAGTCGAAGGCTAAACCCCCACGAGTATTGCCTAAGGAGCCCGTGGGAACAGGCGTTAACAAGTTTGTTTACTATGTTTGTAAAGATCCTGGTCTTCCTTGGGTGAAGCTGCCGTCAGTCAGTCCTGTCCAGATCGTTGTTGCTCGCCAGATTCCTAAATTCTTCACTGGGAAGCTGGACTCACCAATTAACAGCTACCCACCTTTCCCCGGGAATGAAGCCAACTACCTGAGAGCACAGATTGCTCGGATCTCTGCTACCTCACAGGTCAGCCCCCGGGGCTTCTTCCAGACTGTGGAGGAAGAAagtgatgaggaagatgaggaaacaCGAGACAGCTATGAAGTGAATCCTTATTTCAAATGCATTCCAGCTGCTAAGATGGCTCAGTCTCTGTCCAACTGGGTTCATCATATTAAGCACATCCTGCCGCAG GGCCGTTGTACTTGGATGAACATGACCGTGGAACCAGAGGACTCGATTGACGAAGGAGAGgctgaggagaaagaagaggaggctgatgaACCTGAGCACGAAGATGGGCCCCCTCTGCTCACTTCCCTTTCTCAAGATGAGG AAATATTCAGCACCCCTCCCTGGAGCTCAAGGTTGTCCTCCACTCGCATCCCTCAGTATGCAATAGCTGTGCTGCATTCTAACCTCTGGCCGGGGGCAATCTCATATTCTTGTGAAAA GAAGTTTGACAACATCTATATTGGATGGGGCCTGAAGTATGTCGGGGAAGGGTACAGCCCATCTGTCccaccacaaccacagacagaatATCCAAGCGGTCCAGAAATCACAGAGGCACTGGACCCAACGCCGGAGGAGGAACTGGCGCTGAAAGAAACTTTGGAAGAGGAGCAAGCTGCCCAGGAGGAGTTGGAGGACACagatggagaggatgaagatgatgactgA
- the LOC133950704 gene encoding leukocyte surface antigen CD53-like isoform X1 gives MFCFAGLVRGCHIMAQRCLKFLKYTMCVANFLCFLCGVAVLGFGVYMLVNIGMVALLPSLPSVNIANMLLISGIVITCVSFLGFLGALKENRCLLLMYFLLLFLLMLVELTAACLLLWYGEQLSGVITEDLKKSLEEAKGSTGNQTLSAWDLVQNKFNCCGVTNYTEWNDKVPKSCCQTNCSTSHPPYWEKGCLVKMTTLFEDNFLTTGISVIVLCMIEVLGMCFAMTLFCHISRSGLGYKM, from the exons atgttttgttttgcaggtCTGGTCAGAGGGTGTCACATTATGGCTCAACGATGTCTCAAGTTTTTAAAATACACCATGTGTGTCGCCAACTTCCTTTGTTTT TTGTGCGGCGTGGCGGTTCTGGGCTTTGGCGTGTACATGTTGGTGAACATCGGGATGGTCGCACTCCTCCCCAGCCTGCCTAGCGTCAACATTGCCAACATGCTGCTTATCAGCGGCATTGTCATCACCTGCGTGTCCTTCCTGGGGTTCCTGGGTGCTCTGAAGGAGAACCGCTGTCTCCTCCTTATG TAtttcctgctgctgttcctTCTGATGCTGGTGGAGCTGACCGCAGCATGTCTGCTACTCTGGTACGGGGAACAG CTATCTGGAGTGATAACAGAAGATCTCAAAAAGAGTTTGGAAGAAGCCAAAGGAAGTACTGGAAATCAAACACTGAGTGCGTGGGATCTGGTTCAGAATAAA TTTAACTGCTGTGGAGTCACAAACTATACGGAGTGGAATGACAAGGTGCCGAAATCTTGCTGCCAGACAAATTGCAGCACCTCACACCCTCCTTACTGGGAAAAG GGTTGTTTGGTAAAAATGACGACCTTGTTTGAGGACAATTTCCTTACCACCGGAATTTCCGTCATCGTCCTCTGCATGATTGAG GTTTTGGGGATGTGTTTCGCCATGACGCTCTTCTGCCACATAAGTCGATCTGGACTGGGCTACAAGATGTAG
- the LOC133950704 gene encoding leukocyte surface antigen CD53-like isoform X2 — MAQRCLKFLKYTMCVANFLCFLCGVAVLGFGVYMLVNIGMVALLPSLPSVNIANMLLISGIVITCVSFLGFLGALKENRCLLLMYFLLLFLLMLVELTAACLLLWYGEQLSGVITEDLKKSLEEAKGSTGNQTLSAWDLVQNKFNCCGVTNYTEWNDKVPKSCCQTNCSTSHPPYWEKGCLVKMTTLFEDNFLTTGISVIVLCMIEVLGMCFAMTLFCHISRSGLGYKM; from the exons ATGGCTCAACGATGTCTCAAGTTTTTAAAATACACCATGTGTGTCGCCAACTTCCTTTGTTTT TTGTGCGGCGTGGCGGTTCTGGGCTTTGGCGTGTACATGTTGGTGAACATCGGGATGGTCGCACTCCTCCCCAGCCTGCCTAGCGTCAACATTGCCAACATGCTGCTTATCAGCGGCATTGTCATCACCTGCGTGTCCTTCCTGGGGTTCCTGGGTGCTCTGAAGGAGAACCGCTGTCTCCTCCTTATG TAtttcctgctgctgttcctTCTGATGCTGGTGGAGCTGACCGCAGCATGTCTGCTACTCTGGTACGGGGAACAG CTATCTGGAGTGATAACAGAAGATCTCAAAAAGAGTTTGGAAGAAGCCAAAGGAAGTACTGGAAATCAAACACTGAGTGCGTGGGATCTGGTTCAGAATAAA TTTAACTGCTGTGGAGTCACAAACTATACGGAGTGGAATGACAAGGTGCCGAAATCTTGCTGCCAGACAAATTGCAGCACCTCACACCCTCCTTACTGGGAAAAG GGTTGTTTGGTAAAAATGACGACCTTGTTTGAGGACAATTTCCTTACCACCGGAATTTCCGTCATCGTCCTCTGCATGATTGAG GTTTTGGGGATGTGTTTCGCCATGACGCTCTTCTGCCACATAAGTCGATCTGGACTGGGCTACAAGATGTAG